A single region of the Verrucomicrobiota bacterium genome encodes:
- the serS gene encoding serine--tRNA ligase has product MLDIRLLREDAPGVKARLATRAGNYSDLIDQILACDARRRESETRVQHLRAEKNRLSKEIGGLKKSDADSSGLEAQVKGFSDEMEELGRTAAELDAEQRNLLLQIPNLPAPGLPEGREAADNVAIRHWGEPAPSNPEDHVAIGERLGLFDLERAAKISGSGYVLFTGAGARLERSLINFLLDLQTRSHGYTEIAPPVLVRRECMEGTGQLPKFEDDMYGFDDGASFLTPTAEVSLTNIHRDEILQESELPLKYTACTPCFRREAGSAGRETRGMIRMHQFDKVELVKICKPEQSEAELESLTADAEKVLQLLQLPYRVLELCTGDIGFSSSRTYDLEVWAPGQGGYLEVSSCSQFGDYQARRMNLRYKNNEGKNVFCHTLNGSGTALPRLYVALLETHTKPGGPLILPEPLQPYFGAAQIG; this is encoded by the coding sequence ATGCTCGATATTCGACTCCTCAGGGAAGATGCACCAGGCGTAAAGGCCCGTCTTGCGACACGTGCCGGCAATTATTCCGATCTGATCGACCAGATCCTTGCCTGCGATGCCCGCCGCCGCGAGAGCGAGACCCGCGTCCAGCACCTGCGGGCTGAAAAAAACCGTCTCAGCAAGGAGATAGGCGGTCTGAAAAAATCCGATGCCGATTCTTCCGGTCTCGAGGCTCAGGTGAAGGGATTCTCCGACGAGATGGAGGAACTCGGCCGCACCGCCGCGGAACTGGACGCGGAACAGCGGAATCTTCTCCTTCAGATACCCAACCTTCCCGCTCCCGGGCTCCCTGAGGGGCGGGAGGCTGCCGATAACGTGGCCATCCGTCACTGGGGCGAACCCGCTCCATCCAATCCCGAGGATCATGTGGCAATCGGCGAACGACTGGGACTCTTTGACCTAGAGCGCGCCGCCAAGATCAGTGGCAGCGGTTACGTCCTCTTCACGGGCGCCGGCGCCCGACTCGAACGCTCCCTCATCAATTTCCTGCTCGACCTCCAGACCCGATCCCACGGCTACACCGAGATAGCTCCTCCCGTCCTGGTACGTCGTGAGTGCATGGAAGGAACAGGCCAGCTTCCCAAGTTCGAGGATGACATGTATGGCTTCGATGACGGCGCATCCTTCCTGACTCCGACCGCCGAGGTTTCCCTGACGAATATCCATCGGGACGAAATTCTCCAGGAATCAGAGCTCCCTCTCAAATACACCGCCTGCACTCCCTGTTTCCGCCGAGAAGCGGGATCCGCGGGACGTGAAACGCGCGGCATGATCCGGATGCATCAGTTCGATAAGGTTGAACTGGTCAAGATCTGCAAACCCGAGCAATCCGAGGCGGAACTCGAGTCCCTCACTGCCGATGCGGAAAAAGTCCTGCAACTCCTCCAACTTCCTTACCGCGTTCTGGAGCTCTGCACCGGTGATATCGGCTTTTCCTCCTCCCGTACCTACGATCTGGAAGTCTGGGCTCCGGGTCAGGGAGGTTACCTTGAGGTCTCGAGCTGCTCCCAGTTCGGCGACTATCAGGCGCGTCGGATGAATCTTCGCTACAAGAATAACGAAGGGAAGAACGTCTTCTGCCACACGCTCAACGGGTCCGGCACAGCGCTGCCCCGCCTCTACGTCGCGCTACTTGAAACGCACACGAAGCCCGGAGGCCCTCTGATCCTACCCGAGCCCCTTCAGCCCTATTTCGGTGCCGCGCAAATTGGCTGA
- a CDS encoding beta-lactamase family protein: MERLRLAFQEIIAETSIGGCSLALYQEGKQLLSLHAGEASPGRDWEASTPCLTWSASKGVAAACTLHALQQQGISLETPVSALWPEFGTQGKESVTLAKLLSHRSGLAAIAPKGLGLPITDHETVSAALAAQPPNWNLNEDDSNGKFAMHGYGARTFGFLLDEIIRRITGETLSCYWKRVFQEPLDLDLWFGLPESHVESAATVIAPKTPPAPGPFSEAFADPASLTRRALSEPGSLLTPSVMNTEAMRRASIPSLGAIATADSLARFYALLAGDGNGFFQPETLAAMRTPLTKGPDRVLIDKTSFSAGFMTNDYGVYGLGKGSFGHPGAGGALGFADPELGLGFAFIPSAMHPGALPGLRTQKLVRALYDS; this comes from the coding sequence ATGGAAAGGCTGCGCTTGGCCTTCCAGGAGATCATCGCCGAGACGTCCATAGGAGGTTGTTCACTAGCCCTCTATCAGGAGGGAAAGCAACTACTCTCCCTCCATGCGGGTGAGGCCTCTCCAGGCAGAGATTGGGAGGCTTCGACTCCCTGTCTGACCTGGTCAGCTAGCAAAGGGGTGGCGGCGGCCTGCACCCTTCACGCACTGCAACAACAAGGGATTTCTCTGGAAACTCCTGTCTCTGCGCTCTGGCCGGAATTTGGAACCCAAGGAAAGGAGAGCGTCACTCTGGCAAAGCTGCTTTCCCACCGTTCCGGTTTGGCAGCGATCGCGCCAAAGGGATTGGGCCTCCCCATCACGGATCATGAGACTGTCTCGGCGGCTCTTGCGGCCCAGCCTCCAAATTGGAACCTCAATGAAGATGATTCGAATGGAAAGTTTGCCATGCACGGCTATGGAGCCAGAACCTTCGGCTTCCTCCTCGATGAGATCATCAGGCGTATCACTGGCGAGACGCTCTCCTGTTATTGGAAACGAGTCTTCCAAGAACCCCTGGATCTCGACCTCTGGTTTGGCCTTCCGGAATCACACGTGGAATCAGCCGCAACGGTGATCGCCCCAAAAACACCGCCAGCTCCAGGCCCATTCTCCGAAGCCTTTGCCGATCCCGCTTCTCTCACTCGCCGCGCCCTCAGCGAACCGGGCAGCCTTCTCACTCCCTCCGTCATGAATACCGAGGCGATGAGAAGAGCCTCCATTCCATCGCTCGGCGCCATCGCTACGGCTGACTCCTTGGCCAGATTCTATGCCCTACTGGCGGGTGATGGTAATGGATTCTTTCAACCCGAAACGCTTGCCGCTATGCGAACCCCTCTGACAAAGGGTCCTGACCGCGTGCTGATCGACAAAACCTCCTTCTCAGCGGGATTCATGACAAACGACTATGGAGTTTACGGTTTAGGAAAAGGCTCCTTCGGTCACCCCGGTGCTGGAGGAGCCCTGGGCTTTGCCGATCCCGAGCTCGGTCTCGGTTTCGCCTTCATCCCCAGCGCCATGCATCCGGGAGCACTTCCCGGCCTCCGGACACAAAAGCTCGTCCGCGCCCTTTACGATTCCTGA
- a CDS encoding iron-sulfur cluster assembly accessory protein produces MSEALSPQTSPTPWKIGNEKLCRVTDAASNRLTSLLTKQGRTNGALRVAVIGGGCSGLQYKMDLVDGPVPRDILVPSKGVNIVIDPKSALFVSGSELDYSDDLQKGGFKVTNPNAVAHCSCGESFSA; encoded by the coding sequence ATGAGCGAAGCGTTGAGCCCACAAACTTCTCCAACCCCTTGGAAGATAGGGAATGAAAAGCTCTGCCGCGTGACCGACGCAGCATCCAACCGTCTCACTTCCCTGCTCACCAAGCAGGGGCGTACCAACGGAGCCCTCCGAGTTGCCGTGATTGGGGGCGGATGTTCAGGACTCCAGTACAAGATGGATCTCGTCGATGGTCCGGTGCCGCGCGATATCCTCGTCCCCTCCAAGGGAGTGAACATCGTCATCGATCCGAAGAGTGCCCTCTTTGTCAGCGGCTCAGAGCTCGACTACAGCGATGATCTCCAAAAAGGGGGGTTCAAGGTGACCAATCCCAACGCCGTCGCCCACTGCTCCTGCGGCGAAAGCTTTTCCGCTTAA
- a CDS encoding DeoR/GlpR family DNA-binding transcription regulator, whose product MFAHERSHFILRLLRQQGRLSFDELRSRLDVSAATLRRDLTALAHAGELVRVHGGILDPAHLRGEMSLDERSASRQTAKKAIGRLASALVKAGDCVLVDAGSTCLQAALNLLGREDVTLVTNSLPLLEAGRHGRCRLICLGGELRRVSGALTGAASLGMLDRLQGAVAFVGASGLVAGSGASTTELSESAFKQTLLQRARRRVLLADSSKWDQPSLVRFAGWEEFTDLVTDRRPREPLPRHLHIHIPSSGAGTAARAA is encoded by the coding sequence ATGTTCGCTCACGAGCGCTCCCATTTCATTCTTAGGCTGCTCCGGCAGCAGGGTCGCCTGTCCTTCGACGAGCTCAGGAGTCGGTTGGATGTCTCGGCTGCCACACTCCGACGGGATCTGACAGCGCTTGCACATGCAGGGGAACTTGTGCGTGTTCACGGAGGTATTCTGGATCCAGCCCACCTGCGTGGTGAGATGTCGCTCGATGAGCGCTCAGCCAGCAGGCAGACCGCAAAGAAAGCGATCGGCCGGCTTGCCTCTGCTCTGGTGAAGGCGGGTGACTGCGTACTGGTAGATGCAGGATCAACCTGTCTACAGGCCGCGCTTAATCTGCTCGGCCGCGAGGACGTGACTCTGGTGACCAATTCCCTTCCCCTGCTCGAGGCTGGTCGCCACGGGCGTTGCCGACTTATCTGCCTGGGAGGTGAGCTCCGCAGGGTGAGCGGGGCCCTGACTGGGGCCGCGTCGCTCGGAATGCTTGACCGCCTGCAGGGTGCCGTCGCCTTTGTAGGAGCCTCGGGGCTAGTAGCAGGTTCCGGAGCGAGCACGACGGAACTCTCCGAGTCGGCTTTCAAGCAGACCCTCCTGCAGCGTGCGCGCCGCCGCGTGCTTCTGGCCGATTCCTCCAAGTGGGATCAGCCCAGCCTGGTTCGTTTCGCGGGATGGGAGGAGTTCACCGACCTGGTCACGGATCGCCGCCCGAGGGAACCTCTCCCACGTCATCTACACATTCACATCCCGTCCTCCGGAGCGGGAACGGCGGCCCGTGCCGCCTAA
- a CDS encoding HAD family phosphatase translates to MQFLQLPERDFDAYIFDCDGTLADTMGLHYDAWKMALEPHGADLPEDLYYSWGGRPTREIVEALNEMQGLFMDPALLVHHKEGLYHQLLPSVQPIDAVVAIARSLHGKKPLAVASGGGRKSVHATLEGLGLTHLFDAIVTSEDYKNGKPSPDPYLEAARRLGVDPSGCLVFEDTEIGRQSAEAAGMQCVLVDSRR, encoded by the coding sequence ATGCAATTCCTTCAACTTCCCGAGCGTGATTTCGACGCCTATATTTTCGACTGCGACGGCACTCTCGCCGACACGATGGGTCTCCACTACGACGCCTGGAAGATGGCTCTCGAGCCGCATGGGGCTGATCTGCCCGAGGATCTTTACTATAGCTGGGGAGGGCGTCCCACCCGCGAGATCGTCGAGGCGCTCAACGAGATGCAGGGGCTGTTTATGGACCCGGCTCTTCTGGTTCACCATAAGGAGGGGCTATACCATCAGCTTCTTCCCAGCGTTCAACCGATCGATGCCGTTGTTGCAATCGCACGCTCCCTGCACGGTAAGAAACCGCTTGCCGTGGCTTCCGGCGGTGGGCGCAAGTCGGTTCACGCTACTCTAGAGGGGCTCGGGTTGACCCATCTCTTTGACGCAATTGTCACGTCCGAGGATTACAAGAACGGCAAGCCCTCTCCTGACCCCTATCTGGAGGCGGCCCGACGCCTCGGTGTCGATCCCTCGGGATGTCTTGTCTTCGAGGATACCGAAATCGGACGCCAGTCAGCGGAAGCTGCGGGCATGCAGTGCGTACTAGTGGATTCCCGCAGGTAG
- a CDS encoding DnaJ domain-containing protein, whose amino-acid sequence MDPFALLALPKRPLLSEEEIGSAYRKLAGESHPDQSGGDAVRFREFSEAAAILRDPARRLRQLSSSSGGSLLPPEAAQLFPQIAMLLQQADNLIEKQAAVSNALAKALLAAPLKNLRTDLESTLNQIQEWRISLDQELAELDIRWPEYDPNAISLLADAYAYASRWESQLRERMLSLDCI is encoded by the coding sequence ATGGATCCCTTTGCACTTCTAGCTCTTCCTAAACGGCCACTTTTATCCGAAGAGGAGATCGGATCGGCCTATCGGAAACTGGCAGGAGAGTCCCATCCGGACCAGAGCGGTGGTGATGCAGTTCGCTTCCGTGAATTCAGTGAAGCAGCCGCAATCCTGCGGGACCCGGCGCGACGTCTCCGCCAGCTTTCCAGTTCTTCCGGTGGATCGCTGCTTCCACCAGAAGCAGCCCAACTTTTCCCTCAGATTGCAATGCTACTACAGCAGGCAGACAACCTGATTGAAAAACAAGCCGCAGTCTCCAATGCCCTGGCCAAGGCTCTATTGGCTGCTCCGCTGAAGAATCTGAGGACTGATCTCGAATCTACCCTAAATCAAATCCAGGAATGGAGGATCTCCCTGGACCAGGAGCTCGCTGAACTCGACATCCGATGGCCCGAGTATGATCCGAATGCCATTAGCCTCCTTGCTGACGCGTATGCCTATGCAAGCCGTTGGGAAAGCCAACTCAGAGAGAGAATGCTGTCTCTTGATTGTATTTGA
- the fbaA gene encoding class II fructose-bisphosphate aldolase: MSKQFRTGVLFGEEVKELLDHAKANEFALPAVNCIGTSSVNATLAAARKVNSPVMVQFSNGGAHFFIGKGITKEGQAGSILGGIAGAHYVNAAAKAYGVPVILNTDHCAKKLLPWVDGMLEAGEEQFAKTGKPLYSSHMLDLSEEPLHENIEICAKYLERMAKMGMTLEIELGVTGGEEDGVDNSGVEESKLYTQPEEVALAYTTLGKISPNFTVAAAFGNVHGVYKPGNVKLKPSILKDSQDYIEKTLGTGPKPVNFVFHGGSGSTREEIREAIGYGAIKMNLDTDLQWAFWDGIRAYESQNHDYLQGQIGNPSGADSPNKKYYDPRIWVGAAEDSFTKRLISSFEDLNCINRLA, encoded by the coding sequence ATGAGTAAACAATTTCGTACCGGAGTCCTTTTCGGCGAAGAGGTCAAGGAACTGCTGGATCACGCCAAGGCGAATGAGTTCGCACTACCTGCCGTCAACTGCATCGGCACCAGCTCGGTCAACGCCACGCTGGCTGCTGCCCGGAAAGTGAATTCCCCTGTCATGGTCCAGTTCTCCAATGGTGGAGCCCATTTCTTCATCGGTAAGGGGATCACCAAGGAGGGGCAGGCTGGTTCCATCCTCGGCGGAATCGCCGGAGCCCACTATGTGAATGCTGCTGCAAAGGCCTATGGGGTTCCGGTCATCCTCAATACCGACCATTGCGCAAAAAAACTTCTCCCTTGGGTTGACGGCATGCTTGAGGCCGGTGAGGAGCAGTTTGCGAAGACCGGCAAGCCGCTCTACAGCTCCCACATGCTCGACCTCTCCGAGGAGCCCTTGCATGAGAATATTGAGATCTGCGCCAAGTATCTCGAGCGGATGGCTAAAATGGGAATGACCCTTGAGATCGAACTGGGAGTCACTGGCGGCGAGGAAGATGGAGTCGACAATTCCGGAGTGGAAGAGTCGAAGCTCTATACCCAGCCCGAGGAGGTCGCCTTGGCCTATACCACGCTTGGAAAGATCAGCCCTAACTTCACCGTCGCGGCTGCCTTTGGCAATGTTCACGGCGTCTACAAGCCTGGTAATGTAAAGCTCAAGCCTTCCATCCTCAAGGACTCGCAGGACTACATTGAAAAGACCCTCGGCACGGGACCCAAGCCCGTGAACTTTGTCTTCCATGGTGGCTCGGGATCCACCCGCGAGGAGATCCGCGAGGCTATCGGCTATGGCGCCATCAAAATGAACCTCGACACCGACTTGCAGTGGGCTTTCTGGGATGGGATCCGCGCCTATGAGTCCCAGAACCACGATTACCTACAGGGTCAAATCGGCAACCCAAGCGGTGCCGATTCCCCGAATAAGAAATACTATGATCCCCGCATCTGGGTAGGTGCGGCCGAGGATTCCTTCACAAAGCGCCTCATCTCCTCATTCGAGGATCTGAACTGCATCAACCGACTGGCCTAG
- a CDS encoding Hsp70 family protein — protein MIAGIDLGTTNSLIGVYESGFPTLLADSEGKRLIPSVVFYPENGAPVVGREGLRMQALHPERTVASVKRLIGRRFGEDETKELTGPKGAPVTIPINGKNLTPEQVSAEILKRLKAVAEERLGKAVDRAVITVPAYFNDAQRAATRRAGELAGFVVERILSEPTAAALAYGLDRLQENSRVAVYDLGGGTFDLSILRLDNGVFQVLSTHGDTRLGGDDLDEAIAGLLLREAGMETLTPEMKVRLKEAARAAKELLSDEEVTIVLLPFMEGSRSLEIPLTRAQVESVCGPIIARTRAHCLRALEDAGLKSEEIDQVILVGGSTRMPLVQRLAAEFLGKQPNLSQHPDEAVALGAVLQGAILEGSLQNVALLDVTPLSLGIETFGGLMNVIIPRNTTIPAKAGEMFTNAVAGQSGMKIIVLQGERELATDNWTLGSFEIPFPPSPKGAARVGVQFSIDADGILQVLARDTATGSEKIVEIQSAVEVSDEAVEAMLAGSLEHAFEDMDARIFTEARLKAEEMLPAVEAALAQLGSEIPESEFLEIREKSSEVQAALESKETSRLKQALAVLDNATQTLATKLLEKAMG, from the coding sequence ATGATTGCCGGCATCGACCTCGGAACCACCAATTCGCTTATCGGGGTCTATGAGAGTGGATTTCCCACTCTCTTAGCCGATTCGGAGGGAAAGCGGCTTATTCCTTCCGTCGTCTTTTATCCTGAGAACGGAGCACCGGTGGTCGGACGCGAAGGCCTCCGGATGCAAGCGCTCCATCCCGAGCGTACCGTGGCCTCGGTGAAACGACTTATCGGCCGCCGTTTCGGCGAGGATGAAACAAAGGAGCTTACTGGCCCCAAAGGCGCTCCGGTCACCATTCCGATCAATGGGAAAAATCTGACTCCCGAGCAGGTCTCCGCGGAAATCCTGAAGAGACTCAAGGCCGTTGCCGAAGAACGCCTCGGTAAAGCAGTTGATCGCGCGGTCATTACCGTTCCTGCATACTTCAACGACGCGCAACGGGCAGCCACCCGCAGGGCTGGGGAGCTTGCGGGTTTTGTTGTGGAACGCATCCTGAGCGAGCCCACGGCAGCAGCCTTAGCCTATGGCTTGGATCGCTTGCAGGAAAACTCCCGCGTGGCTGTCTACGATCTGGGTGGAGGCACCTTCGACCTCTCGATCCTGCGTCTCGACAACGGCGTCTTCCAAGTACTCTCAACCCACGGCGACACACGCCTGGGAGGTGATGATCTGGATGAGGCGATCGCCGGACTACTTCTCCGTGAGGCCGGCATGGAGACATTGACCCCGGAGATGAAAGTGCGCCTTAAGGAAGCAGCGCGCGCGGCCAAAGAACTCCTATCAGACGAAGAAGTAACGATTGTTCTCCTGCCTTTCATGGAGGGATCAAGGAGTCTTGAGATTCCACTCACTCGGGCGCAGGTCGAGTCAGTCTGTGGACCGATCATCGCCAGAACACGGGCTCATTGCCTGAGGGCATTGGAGGATGCCGGGTTGAAGTCCGAGGAGATCGATCAGGTAATCCTGGTTGGCGGCTCGACGCGAATGCCCCTCGTGCAGCGCCTTGCCGCTGAGTTCTTAGGTAAGCAGCCAAATCTCTCCCAGCATCCCGATGAGGCGGTCGCCCTCGGAGCAGTCCTGCAGGGAGCGATTCTGGAGGGAAGCCTGCAAAATGTAGCCTTGCTCGACGTCACCCCTCTTTCGCTCGGGATCGAAACTTTCGGCGGCCTCATGAATGTCATCATCCCGCGGAACACCACCATCCCGGCCAAGGCAGGAGAGATGTTCACCAATGCCGTGGCCGGCCAGAGCGGCATGAAGATAATTGTCCTTCAGGGAGAACGGGAACTTGCCACGGACAACTGGACGCTCGGTTCTTTCGAGATCCCCTTTCCTCCCTCACCGAAAGGAGCAGCCCGAGTCGGAGTACAGTTCTCCATCGATGCCGATGGCATCCTTCAAGTGCTGGCCCGGGATACCGCTACGGGTTCGGAAAAGATCGTTGAGATCCAGAGCGCCGTGGAAGTTTCCGATGAGGCGGTCGAGGCGATGCTAGCCGGATCGCTGGAGCATGCCTTCGAGGACATGGACGCAAGGATCTTCACCGAGGCAAGACTCAAGGCGGAGGAGATGCTCCCGGCGGTGGAGGCGGCCTTGGCACAGCTCGGATCCGAAATTCCCGAATCGGAGTTTCTGGAGATCCGGGAAAAGTCATCTGAAGTACAGGCTGCTTTGGAATCCAAGGAAACCTCGCGACTCAAACAGGCCCTCGCAGTACTCGATAACGCTACCCAGACCTTGGCAACCAAGCTTCTCGAGAAAGCCATGGGATAG
- the ilvC gene encoding ketol-acid reductoisomerase, protein MPAKIYTCKDADLKFFKGKTCAVIGFGSQGHAHALNLKESGVKVIIGLYPKSKSRAVAKKLGFEVFDTADAVKKADVVFVAVPDLTIPEVYEKDIAPNLHSGHTLLFSHGFAIHFKTIQPPKHVDIIMVAPKGPGHTVRRQYQEGKGVPTLIAIHQNKSGNAKKTALTWAKVIGGTRGGVFETTFQEETETDLFGEQAVLCGGTAALIQAGFETLVEAGYQPEMAYFEVLHELKLIVDMINESGISGMRFSISETAKYGDIVVGPKVIDASVKKRMKSALKDIQSGKFAKDWIAEAKGGKKKYNALLKAGEKHPIEKVGDQLRSRMSWIKKKNIKGAQAAY, encoded by the coding sequence ATGCCCGCTAAAATCTACACCTGCAAAGATGCCGACCTGAAGTTCTTCAAAGGAAAAACCTGTGCCGTGATCGGCTTCGGTTCCCAGGGACACGCCCATGCCCTCAACCTCAAGGAGAGCGGCGTCAAGGTCATCATCGGCCTCTACCCTAAGAGCAAGAGCAGAGCTGTCGCCAAGAAACTCGGCTTCGAGGTTTTTGACACGGCCGATGCAGTCAAGAAGGCCGACGTGGTCTTTGTGGCTGTTCCCGATCTCACAATCCCTGAGGTCTACGAGAAGGATATCGCTCCGAATCTCCACTCGGGCCACACTCTCCTCTTCAGCCACGGCTTCGCGATCCACTTCAAGACGATCCAGCCGCCCAAGCATGTCGACATTATCATGGTCGCTCCCAAGGGGCCCGGTCACACCGTCCGCCGCCAGTACCAGGAAGGAAAGGGTGTCCCCACACTCATCGCCATCCACCAGAACAAGAGCGGCAATGCTAAAAAGACCGCCCTCACCTGGGCCAAGGTCATCGGCGGCACACGCGGCGGCGTCTTCGAGACCACCTTCCAAGAAGAGACCGAGACCGATCTCTTCGGCGAGCAGGCCGTTCTCTGTGGTGGTACCGCAGCGCTTATTCAGGCCGGATTCGAGACGCTGGTCGAGGCTGGATACCAGCCCGAGATGGCTTACTTCGAGGTTCTCCACGAACTCAAGCTGATCGTCGACATGATCAACGAGTCTGGCATCAGCGGCATGCGCTTCTCGATCTCCGAGACCGCGAAGTACGGCGACATCGTCGTCGGACCCAAGGTCATCGATGCCTCCGTGAAGAAGCGTATGAAGAGCGCCCTTAAGGACATTCAGTCCGGCAAGTTCGCCAAGGATTGGATCGCGGAAGCCAAAGGCGGCAAGAAGAAATATAACGCCCTCCTCAAGGCCGGCGAGAAACACCCCATTGAGAAGGTGGGAGACCAGCTCCGTTCCCGCATGTCCTGGATCAAGAAGAAGAACATCAAGGGAGCCCAAGCCGCTTACTAA
- the ilvN gene encoding acetolactate synthase small subunit, which produces MRHTISILVENKFGVLTRIAGMFSGRGFNIDTLNVGPTLDPETSRMTIVVRGDDKVLDQVNKQLDKLVNVISVEDFGESDYVDRELVLIRVKADAKARGEIMQICDIFRAKIIDVQPKRLAIEVTGSESKIDKFLALMGPFGITELTRTGKIALARSK; this is translated from the coding sequence ATGCGCCACACCATCTCCATCCTCGTCGAAAACAAATTCGGTGTCCTCACCCGTATCGCCGGAATGTTCAGCGGACGCGGTTTCAATATCGACACTCTGAACGTCGGCCCGACTCTAGACCCCGAGACATCCCGCATGACCATCGTGGTCCGCGGAGACGACAAGGTGCTGGATCAGGTCAACAAGCAACTCGACAAGCTCGTGAACGTCATCAGCGTCGAAGACTTCGGCGAGTCGGACTATGTCGACCGCGAGCTCGTTCTTATCCGCGTGAAGGCCGACGCCAAAGCGCGCGGGGAGATCATGCAGATCTGCGACATCTTTCGCGCCAAAATCATCGACGTTCAGCCGAAGCGCCTCGCCATCGAGGTCACCGGCTCCGAGAGCAAAATCGACAAGTTCCTTGCCCTAATGGGTCCGTTTGGAATCACTGAACTGACTCGCACCGGCAAGATCGCCCTCGCACGCTCGAAGTGA
- a CDS encoding class I fructose-bisphosphate aldolase: protein MINEIKNYLGAEADSLLNHQCKTVSKDLLHLPGPDFVDRIHIASDRNPRVLANLQRMYGTGRLANTGYLSILPVDQGIEHSAGASFAKNPIYFDPENIVKLAIEGGCNAVASTFGVLGSVARKYAHHIPFLVKVNHNELLTYPNVAREIMFGTIDEAYDMGAAAIGATIYFGGEDASHEIIQVAEAFHHAHELGMATVLWCYLRNDAFKKDKDYHLSADLTGQANHLGVTIEADIIKQKLPENNGGYKALNTGNSSYGKLDERIYTELTTDHPIDLCRYQVINCYMGRSGLINSGGASGAHDFEDAVKTAVINKRAGGSGMISGRKAFQRPMEEGAKLLNAIQDVYLCPEVTVA, encoded by the coding sequence ATGATCAACGAAATCAAAAATTACCTTGGAGCAGAGGCTGACTCCCTTCTCAACCACCAGTGCAAGACGGTCTCCAAGGATCTTCTTCACCTTCCGGGCCCTGATTTCGTGGACCGCATCCACATCGCTAGCGATCGCAATCCCCGCGTCCTCGCCAACCTCCAGCGCATGTATGGCACAGGACGTCTGGCCAACACCGGCTACCTTTCCATCCTTCCTGTCGATCAAGGCATCGAGCATTCCGCTGGAGCGAGCTTTGCCAAGAACCCGATCTACTTCGATCCCGAAAACATCGTGAAGCTTGCCATCGAGGGGGGCTGCAATGCGGTGGCCTCGACCTTTGGCGTTCTTGGTTCTGTGGCCCGGAAGTACGCGCACCACATCCCCTTCCTGGTCAAGGTGAACCATAACGAGCTCCTCACCTACCCCAATGTCGCCCGCGAGATCATGTTCGGTACGATCGATGAGGCTTATGACATGGGTGCGGCCGCCATCGGCGCGACCATCTACTTCGGCGGCGAGGATGCCAGTCACGAGATCATCCAAGTGGCCGAGGCCTTCCACCATGCCCACGAGCTTGGCATGGCGACCGTTCTTTGGTGCTACCTCCGCAATGATGCCTTCAAGAAAGACAAGGATTACCACCTCTCGGCTGATCTCACCGGTCAGGCCAACCACCTTGGCGTCACCATCGAGGCCGACATCATTAAACAGAAACTTCCCGAGAACAACGGCGGCTACAAGGCCCTGAACACCGGCAACTCCAGCTATGGGAAACTCGACGAGCGCATCTACACCGAGCTCACCACAGATCACCCGATCGACCTCTGCCGCTACCAGGTCATTAATTGCTACATGGGTCGTTCCGGCCTCATCAACTCCGGCGGTGCCTCGGGAGCCCACGACTTCGAAGATGCCGTCAAGACAGCTGTCATCAACAAGCGCGCTGGTGGCTCGGGAATGATTTCCGGCCGTAAGGCTTTCCAGCGCCCGATGGAAGAGGGAGCCAAACTCCTCAATGCCATCCAGGATGTTTACCTCTGCCCAGAGGTCACGGTTGCCTAG